One window of Brevibacterium pigmentatum genomic DNA carries:
- a CDS encoding 4-(cytidine 5'-diphospho)-2-C-methyl-D-erythritol kinase has translation MTTPLHPRTTIPAPVRVQAPGKINIHLGVGAANDGYHELATVFQALNLGETLTLIPGGTRSIIVQGRYADAAVPRDQSNFARRAVDLLITALEGDRDVDVLRDLDIVIDKQVPVAGGMGGGSADAAAALVGAAHLVGGVDEATVRECAVAVGADVAFLLRGGTAIGQGRGEQLSPVLTRGTFHWVMATSASPLPTPDVYARFDELNPDPAPAAVPDQVLKALAAGEPDALAESAANDLTEAAVSFMPEIAEVMEAGRDAGAVLPLLSGSGPTLGFLARDAHHALDLAVLLQATRGVNEALRTTGPAPGAHIVDGG, from the coding sequence ATGACCACCCCGCTGCACCCGCGCACGACGATCCCGGCCCCGGTGAGAGTACAGGCGCCGGGCAAGATCAACATCCACCTCGGTGTGGGTGCGGCGAACGACGGATATCACGAGCTCGCGACGGTGTTCCAGGCGCTCAACCTCGGCGAGACCCTGACCCTCATTCCAGGTGGAACGCGGTCGATCATCGTCCAGGGCCGCTACGCGGATGCCGCGGTCCCGCGCGACCAATCGAACTTCGCCAGGCGCGCCGTCGACCTCCTCATCACCGCGCTCGAAGGCGACCGTGACGTCGATGTGCTGCGCGACCTCGACATCGTCATCGACAAGCAGGTGCCCGTGGCCGGCGGAATGGGCGGGGGATCGGCCGACGCGGCAGCCGCACTCGTCGGAGCCGCCCACCTCGTCGGCGGCGTCGACGAGGCGACCGTCCGCGAATGCGCGGTCGCCGTCGGAGCCGACGTCGCGTTCCTCCTGCGCGGGGGCACGGCCATCGGCCAGGGCCGCGGGGAACAGCTGAGCCCCGTGCTCACCCGCGGAACCTTCCACTGGGTGATGGCCACCTCGGCGTCGCCCCTGCCCACTCCGGACGTCTACGCCCGCTTCGACGAACTCAACCCCGACCCGGCCCCCGCGGCAGTGCCCGATCAGGTGCTCAAGGCGCTTGCCGCCGGCGAACCGGACGCGCTCGCGGAATCCGCGGCGAACGACCTCACCGAGGCGGCCGTGTCGTTCATGCCCGAAATCGCCGAGGTGATGGAGGCCGGCCGTGACGCCGGCGCCGTCCTGCCCCTGCTCAGCGGGTCGGGGCCGACGCTTGGCTTCCTTGCCCGCGACGCCCACCACGCCCTCGACCTGGCCGTGCTCCTGCAGGCCACACGAGGCGTCAACGAAGCGCTGCGCACCACCGGCCCCGCGCCCGGAGCACATATCGTGGACGGCGGGTGA
- the rsmA gene encoding 16S rRNA (adenine(1518)-N(6)/adenine(1519)-N(6))-dimethyltransferase RsmA, with protein MTLLTARDIRELAADIGLRPTKQKGQNFVIDPNTVRSIVTAAGLEENSNVVEIGPGLGSLTLGLLEAGHTVTAVEIDEVLAQKLPSTVATFAGSDAPFQLVNADALRVTTLPALEHTTEAAVVAPEAGGNQPDALVANLPYNVAVPVLLHFLETFPSLKTVLVMVQLEVAERLAAAPGSRTYGVPSVKAQWYGDVKLAGKIGKNVFWPAPNIDSGLVRIDVTRTDRDPTVRSRLFTLIDAAFAQRRKTLRAALSGWAGSPQQSEDLLTAAGIDPKTRGEALTVADFERLAAVDGDAAAPAAPSEDPSP; from the coding sequence GTGACGTTATTGACCGCCCGCGATATCCGCGAATTAGCCGCTGACATCGGTCTGCGCCCGACGAAGCAGAAGGGCCAGAACTTCGTCATCGACCCCAATACCGTGCGCTCGATCGTCACCGCTGCAGGCCTCGAGGAGAACTCGAACGTCGTCGAGATCGGCCCGGGCCTCGGTTCGCTCACTCTCGGTCTGCTCGAGGCCGGTCATACCGTCACCGCGGTCGAGATCGACGAGGTGCTCGCCCAGAAGCTGCCGAGCACGGTCGCGACGTTCGCCGGCAGCGACGCGCCGTTCCAGCTGGTCAATGCCGATGCGCTGCGGGTCACGACGCTTCCGGCCCTGGAGCACACCACCGAAGCCGCGGTTGTCGCACCCGAAGCCGGCGGGAACCAGCCCGATGCTCTTGTGGCGAACCTGCCCTACAACGTGGCCGTGCCCGTGCTGCTGCATTTCCTCGAGACCTTCCCGAGCCTGAAGACCGTCCTCGTCATGGTCCAGCTCGAAGTCGCCGAACGCCTCGCCGCCGCTCCCGGCTCCCGCACCTACGGAGTCCCCAGCGTCAAAGCCCAGTGGTACGGGGACGTGAAACTGGCAGGCAAGATCGGCAAGAATGTGTTCTGGCCGGCCCCGAACATCGACTCCGGACTCGTCCGCATCGACGTCACTCGCACCGACCGCGACCCGACTGTCCGCAGCCGCCTCTTCACCCTCATCGACGCCGCCTTCGCCCAGCGTCGAAAGACACTGCGCGCCGCCCTATCCGGCTGGGCCGGCAGCCCGCAGCAGTCCGAAGACCTCCTGACGGCGGCCGGAATCGACCCGAAGACCCGCGGTGAGGCACTCACCGTCGCCGACTTCGAACGCCTCGCCGCCGTCGACGGTGATGCCGCAGCACCGGCCGCGCCGAGCGAGGACCCCTCACCATGA
- a CDS encoding class I SAM-dependent methyltransferase, with protein sequence MDPQTLTELLDVAVLDRLDRIDDLEGDELARSTALRKEGFSAEVTAALLTQARLRQEAAAKLGPFAEDMLFTRDGLAQATRLPVAAHHARRLIGDVAEGESFRIADLGCGIGADSVAFAGMGAQVSAVDADEVTAAIAAFNLRHLPDAAVEHARAEDVDLDGFDALWFDPARRTIGKADKRGSTSRITDPEAFSPSLSWVIEKASAAKAAGVKLGPALDHDLVPEDAEAQWVSHNGEVVEVCLYFGAARQRPGRGALVMGERTLLVHEDNLPDEDEADIGELGKYLLEPDGAIVRAGLVAALCAPLQARRLHPKIAYLTTDVEPSGPASAGVTAYEVIDVLPAKVPSLRKELVSRGIGSVVIKKRGADIVPDQVRRQLKLPKGDKATLVFTRLGEKHVVLLTQPV encoded by the coding sequence ATGGATCCGCAGACACTGACTGAACTGCTCGACGTCGCCGTTCTCGACCGACTCGACCGCATCGACGACCTCGAAGGCGATGAGCTCGCACGGTCAACCGCACTGCGCAAAGAGGGCTTCTCCGCCGAGGTGACTGCAGCCCTGCTCACTCAGGCCCGGCTGCGGCAGGAGGCGGCAGCGAAGCTCGGACCCTTCGCGGAGGACATGCTCTTCACTCGCGACGGACTGGCCCAGGCCACGCGGCTGCCGGTCGCCGCTCATCATGCGCGTCGCCTCATCGGCGACGTGGCCGAGGGTGAGTCCTTCCGCATCGCCGATCTCGGATGCGGGATCGGCGCGGACTCGGTCGCCTTCGCCGGAATGGGCGCGCAGGTCTCGGCTGTCGACGCCGACGAAGTCACTGCCGCCATCGCCGCCTTCAACCTCCGTCATCTGCCCGATGCCGCGGTCGAACACGCTCGCGCCGAGGATGTCGACCTGGATGGATTCGATGCCCTCTGGTTCGATCCGGCCCGGCGGACCATCGGCAAGGCCGACAAACGCGGATCGACGTCCCGCATCACCGACCCCGAAGCCTTCTCCCCCTCTCTGTCGTGGGTGATCGAGAAGGCCAGCGCGGCGAAGGCGGCCGGAGTGAAGCTCGGCCCGGCACTCGACCACGACCTCGTCCCCGAGGACGCCGAAGCCCAGTGGGTCTCCCACAACGGCGAGGTCGTCGAGGTCTGCCTCTACTTCGGTGCCGCCAGGCAGCGCCCCGGCCGCGGCGCCCTCGTCATGGGCGAACGCACCCTCCTCGTCCACGAGGACAACTTGCCCGACGAGGACGAGGCGGACATCGGGGAGCTCGGGAAGTATCTGCTCGAGCCCGATGGTGCGATCGTGCGCGCCGGACTCGTTGCCGCTTTGTGCGCACCGCTGCAGGCGCGCCGGCTGCACCCGAAGATCGCCTATCTCACCACCGACGTCGAACCGAGCGGCCCGGCATCGGCAGGAGTCACCGCCTATGAGGTGATCGACGTTCTGCCCGCGAAGGTTCCGAGCCTGCGCAAGGAGCTCGTCTCCCGCGGAATCGGTTCGGTCGTGATCAAGAAACGCGGTGCCGACATCGTTCCCGACCAGGTCCGCCGCCAACTCAAACTGCCCAAGGGCGACAAAGCCACGCTCGTGTTCACTCGCCTCGGCGAGAAGCACGTCGTCCTGCTCACCCAACCGGTGTGA
- a CDS encoding sulfurtransferase: MTRSDVLISADELLTRMADSPAPRLLDVRWTLPKPDGSEDFAAGHIPGALYVDLDTELADHGSTDPTAGRHPLPSPEAFQETVRSWGIDADTEVVVYDDNSALGAARAWWLLRWAGLSARVLDGGLAAFRDAGGTLETGPTPEVTPSSLEISPGKLPVIDAESAADFDGVLLDARAGERFRGETEPLDPQAGHIPGAKNAPATDNVPAGTFLPEALLQERFEELGALDGPVGVYCGSGVTACHNALALATLGIEPSLYPASWSGWSSDPSRPVETGA, translated from the coding sequence TTGACCCGCTCCGACGTTCTCATCAGCGCCGATGAACTGCTTACCCGCATGGCCGATTCTCCGGCGCCGAGGCTGCTCGACGTCCGCTGGACCCTGCCGAAGCCCGATGGCAGCGAGGACTTCGCCGCAGGGCACATCCCTGGGGCCCTCTACGTCGACCTCGACACCGAGCTCGCCGACCACGGCAGCACCGACCCGACGGCCGGCCGGCACCCGCTGCCGAGCCCCGAAGCCTTCCAAGAGACTGTGCGCTCCTGGGGCATCGATGCCGACACCGAGGTCGTGGTCTACGACGACAATTCCGCCCTCGGCGCGGCCCGTGCCTGGTGGCTGCTGCGCTGGGCCGGGTTGAGCGCCCGCGTCCTCGACGGCGGACTCGCCGCGTTCCGTGACGCCGGCGGGACGCTCGAGACAGGACCCACCCCCGAAGTCACACCCAGTTCATTGGAGATCAGCCCAGGGAAGCTGCCCGTCATCGACGCCGAGTCGGCGGCCGACTTCGACGGAGTCCTGCTCGATGCCCGCGCCGGTGAGCGCTTCCGCGGAGAGACCGAGCCGCTCGATCCGCAGGCCGGGCATATCCCCGGGGCGAAGAATGCCCCGGCCACGGACAACGTCCCCGCGGGGACGTTCCTGCCCGAGGCTCTTCTGCAGGAACGCTTCGAGGAGCTGGGCGCCCTCGACGGGCCGGTAGGCGTGTACTGCGGTTCGGGCGTCACCGCCTGTCACAATGCTCTGGCGCTGGCGACCCTAGGCATCGAGCCCAGTCTCTACCCCGCGAGCTGGTCCGGATGGTCATCGGATCCCAGCCGACCTGTCGAGACCGGAGCCTAA
- a CDS encoding C40 family peptidase — translation MASKQHGRRAANAKAKTPLTELSELLATNSGAFGRRAAVVAASGGLLTAAIMPAAGQGTDDEAKVAAESEKQAPVEFKNQTPNIDAGGSSKKGDQDSSVTVDTDVVTAEAAPKPKPKPKPKPEPKEEPEETVAEPAPAEEPKEEPSENSDDDSAGTGDEGSDSGDDKSKDDGADSGSGDVKVPDGSKAEQVIAIAKQYVGTPYVLGGTSPSGWDCSGYTSFVYGKVGVDLPRTSSAQKGAGQIVSASEAKAGDIIWSPGHVGIYAGDGMMYDAGNTSVDTSYRSVDWMTQQGAQYIRVL, via the coding sequence GTGGCATCTAAGCAGCACGGCCGCCGCGCCGCGAACGCCAAGGCCAAAACACCACTGACCGAGCTGAGCGAACTGCTCGCAACGAACTCCGGCGCATTCGGCCGCCGTGCCGCAGTCGTCGCCGCCAGCGGCGGACTGCTCACCGCAGCGATCATGCCCGCCGCTGGGCAGGGAACCGACGACGAGGCGAAAGTCGCAGCCGAGTCCGAGAAGCAGGCTCCCGTCGAGTTCAAGAACCAGACGCCGAACATCGATGCCGGCGGTTCTTCGAAGAAGGGTGATCAGGATTCCTCGGTCACCGTCGACACGGACGTGGTCACGGCCGAGGCCGCCCCTAAGCCGAAGCCCAAGCCGAAACCGAAGCCTGAGCCGAAGGAAGAGCCGGAGGAGACCGTCGCAGAGCCGGCGCCTGCCGAGGAGCCGAAGGAAGAGCCGAGCGAGAACTCCGACGACGATTCCGCCGGCACCGGCGATGAGGGCTCCGATTCGGGCGACGACAAGAGCAAGGACGACGGCGCGGACTCGGGCTCCGGAGACGTCAAGGTCCCGGACGGATCGAAGGCCGAGCAGGTCATCGCCATCGCGAAGCAGTACGTCGGAACGCCTTATGTGCTGGGTGGGACTTCGCCCAGCGGCTGGGACTGCTCCGGCTACACCTCATTCGTCTACGGCAAGGTGGGCGTGGACCTGCCGCGCACGTCGTCGGCACAGAAGGGCGCCGGACAGATCGTCTCGGCTTCCGAAGCGAAGGCCGGGGATATCATCTGGTCACCGGGCCACGTCGGCATCTACGCAGGCGACGGCATGATGTACGACGCTGGGAACACTTCGGTGGACACCAGCTACCGCAGCGTCGATTGGATGACCCAGCAGGGCGCCCAGTACATCCGCGTGCTCTGA
- a CDS encoding glycoside hydrolase family 3 N-terminal domain-containing protein, with protein sequence MLRSRLSLLALTTTLALVGCSGGASTPGPDTNDTQSSAGSAAESGPQSGAQAETESSLDDPAEADPGDFKDEAADIVGDFSDDELAGSLIIGTWEGTDTQTPVDMVKQNHLGGVIVMGYNLSENPTKDQVTKLTGQISGARTKGQPVSIGVDQEGGPVSRLSSAALPFPPLMGLAATDDSDLITDATTVQGKNLADLGFTIDFAPDSDVTVGPKDKAINVRSGGTDHEDVAEVVADAVEGYRSGGVSSSAKHFPGHGRLGVDSHESLPVSEKSIEEMEDSDLLPFKSAVRAGVPMVMMGHIGLPDAKTTPATLNEKAYSALRETLDYDGVIATDALNMKAVPQNLNGGETVKALAAGADIALMPPDSGAAQKAIVKAMGDGTLKKKDLVEKSERVVAAQLATAEAQKSVQAGDSDAKDPKKVLTKVADKSLTVLKGKCSFAGTDSISIVGGSDKEKAALKEAAEAEDLTVGSGGTSVSLSPSTSAEVAVGTAAPWTMRSTSAKSAVTAYDSNPYALRAVAKWLKGDLEASGQLPAEYDGSDKAPDCG encoded by the coding sequence ATGTTGCGTTCTCGCCTGAGCCTCCTGGCCCTGACCACGACTCTCGCGCTCGTCGGCTGTTCCGGCGGAGCGTCGACGCCCGGACCTGATACCAATGACACGCAGTCATCTGCGGGATCGGCCGCTGAGTCTGGTCCGCAATCGGGTGCCCAGGCGGAGACCGAATCGTCTCTGGACGATCCCGCCGAAGCGGATCCGGGCGATTTCAAAGATGAGGCCGCGGACATCGTCGGCGACTTCTCCGACGACGAACTCGCCGGGTCCCTCATCATCGGCACCTGGGAAGGCACGGACACGCAGACCCCGGTGGACATGGTCAAGCAGAACCACCTCGGCGGGGTCATCGTCATGGGTTACAACCTGTCGGAGAATCCGACGAAGGATCAGGTCACGAAACTGACTGGTCAGATCTCCGGGGCACGGACTAAAGGCCAGCCCGTGTCGATCGGCGTCGACCAGGAAGGCGGTCCGGTGTCTCGGCTGAGCTCGGCCGCGCTGCCGTTCCCACCACTCATGGGCTTGGCCGCCACCGACGATTCCGACCTCATCACCGACGCCACGACCGTGCAGGGGAAGAACCTCGCCGATCTGGGCTTCACCATCGACTTCGCCCCGGACTCCGACGTCACGGTCGGGCCGAAGGACAAGGCGATCAACGTCCGCTCGGGCGGCACCGACCATGAGGACGTCGCCGAGGTCGTCGCCGACGCCGTCGAAGGTTACCGCTCCGGTGGGGTGTCGAGTTCGGCGAAGCACTTCCCGGGACACGGCCGCCTCGGCGTGGATTCGCACGAGAGCCTGCCGGTGTCGGAGAAGTCGATCGAGGAGATGGAGGACTCGGATCTCCTGCCGTTCAAATCCGCGGTCAGGGCCGGGGTGCCGATGGTGATGATGGGCCATATCGGGCTGCCCGATGCGAAGACGACGCCCGCGACGCTGAATGAGAAGGCGTATTCGGCGCTGCGTGAGACCCTCGACTATGACGGCGTCATCGCCACGGATGCGCTGAACATGAAAGCCGTGCCGCAGAACCTGAACGGCGGAGAGACCGTCAAGGCGCTCGCCGCCGGAGCCGATATCGCGCTCATGCCCCCGGATTCCGGTGCGGCACAGAAGGCGATCGTCAAGGCGATGGGGGACGGGACGCTGAAGAAGAAGGACCTCGTCGAGAAGTCCGAGCGCGTCGTCGCCGCGCAGCTGGCCACCGCCGAGGCGCAGAAGAGCGTGCAGGCCGGTGACTCGGACGCCAAGGATCCGAAGAAGGTCCTCACGAAGGTCGCTGACAAGTCCCTCACCGTGCTCAAGGGCAAATGCTCCTTCGCGGGTACGGACTCGATCTCGATCGTCGGCGGCAGTGACAAGGAGAAGGCGGCGCTGAAGGAAGCGGCCGAAGCCGAGGACCTCACCGTCGGATCCGGCGGAACCTCCGTGAGCCTGAGCCCGTCGACCTCCGCCGAGGTGGCTGTGGGCACCGCTGCTCCGTGGACGATGCGCAGCACCTCGGCGAAATCCGCGGTGACCGCGTATGATTCGAACCCCTACGCGCTGCGAGCCGTGGCGAAGTGGTTGAAGGGCGACCTCGAAGCGTCCGGGCAGTTGCCTGCCGAATACGACGGCAGCGACAAAGCTCCCGACTGCGGGTGA
- a CDS encoding mannitol dehydrogenase family protein yields MTAPTTALSLNTHNLAEVADHGIAVPTYDRSAVRPGIVHFGVGGFHRAHMAMVLDDLMQSGLATDWGIVGAGVLPHDVAMRDALADQDHLYTLTLKHADGAKERRVIGSIIDYRFGPDDPPGLLDLLTDETIRIVSLTVTEGGYNVNPVTGEFIADEPTIVADVEALRAGELPATVFGYVVSALRARREAGVAPFTVQSCDNISENGEVAAKMFAAFARLVDADLAEWIGETVSFPNSMVDRITPATTDGDRADLLADTGVTDAWPVVAEPFFQWVLEDDFTSGRPPYEEARVQVVDDVQPYEHMKLRLLNSGHQGLAYFGLLGGYTFAHEAMANPDIPVYLRRYMDEEGTPSLSPLPGIDLEKYKDSLIERFSNPEIRDTLARLGAESSDRIPKWLLPVVKDNLAFGHPIEVAAAICASWARYAEGHDETGGRFTIVDRYAEELQAVAATQGEDPLAFVRQEQFFGPLAEEPRFTEPYLKALASLHERGAKETARRLAAHEEL; encoded by the coding sequence ATGACCGCACCGACCACCGCGCTGTCCCTCAACACCCATAACCTCGCCGAGGTGGCCGACCACGGAATCGCCGTCCCCACCTATGATCGGTCGGCCGTTCGTCCCGGCATCGTCCACTTCGGAGTCGGCGGATTCCACCGCGCCCATATGGCGATGGTCCTCGACGACCTCATGCAGTCAGGGCTCGCGACCGACTGGGGGATCGTCGGGGCAGGAGTGCTGCCGCACGATGTGGCCATGCGCGACGCCCTGGCCGACCAAGACCATCTGTACACGCTGACGCTCAAGCACGCCGACGGGGCCAAGGAGCGTCGGGTGATCGGGTCGATCATCGACTACCGGTTCGGACCCGACGACCCTCCCGGACTGCTCGATCTGCTCACCGATGAGACGATCAGGATCGTCTCGCTGACCGTCACCGAAGGCGGCTACAACGTCAACCCCGTCACCGGGGAGTTCATTGCCGACGAGCCGACGATCGTCGCCGATGTCGAGGCCCTGCGCGCCGGTGAGCTGCCGGCGACCGTCTTCGGATACGTCGTCTCCGCCCTGCGGGCGCGGCGCGAAGCCGGAGTCGCACCGTTCACCGTGCAGTCGTGCGACAACATCTCCGAGAACGGTGAGGTGGCGGCGAAGATGTTCGCTGCCTTCGCACGCCTCGTGGATGCCGATCTCGCCGAGTGGATCGGTGAGACCGTGTCGTTCCCGAACTCGATGGTCGACCGCATCACCCCGGCCACCACCGATGGTGACCGGGCCGATCTGCTGGCCGACACGGGAGTCACCGATGCCTGGCCGGTCGTCGCCGAGCCCTTCTTCCAATGGGTGCTCGAAGACGACTTCACCTCCGGACGTCCGCCCTACGAAGAGGCCCGGGTGCAGGTCGTCGACGATGTGCAGCCCTATGAGCATATGAAGCTGCGGCTGCTCAACTCCGGGCATCAGGGGCTCGCGTACTTCGGCCTCCTCGGCGGATACACCTTCGCGCACGAGGCGATGGCGAACCCGGACATCCCCGTCTACCTGCGCCGATACATGGACGAAGAGGGCACACCGAGCCTGTCGCCGCTGCCCGGGATCGACCTCGAGAAGTACAAAGATTCGCTCATCGAACGGTTCAGCAACCCGGAGATCCGCGATACTCTCGCCCGTCTCGGTGCCGAATCATCCGACCGGATCCCCAAATGGCTGCTGCCCGTGGTCAAGGACAACCTCGCCTTCGGTCACCCGATCGAGGTGGCCGCGGCGATCTGCGCCTCGTGGGCCCGTTATGCCGAAGGACATGACGAGACCGGCGGTCGGTTCACCATCGTCGACCGCTATGCCGAGGAGCTGCAGGCGGTGGCCGCGACACAGGGAGAGGACCCGCTGGCCTTCGTCCGGCAGGAACAGTTCTTCGGACCGCTGGCCGAGGAGCCGAGGTTCACCGAACCGTACCTGAAGGCACTGGCATCACTGCACGAACGAGGAGCGAAGGAGACCGCCCGCCGCCTGGCCGCTCACGAGGAGCTGTGA
- a CDS encoding carbohydrate ABC transporter permease: MSTPDLTVDSHPASGVTPTPTEPGGPGSAEPPRRKANAPRRPGQGRAGKILLGLLAWFVGLLFVSPLLWMLLTSLHAETDASTNPPSYFAPLTLESYANFFGGGNGANPWPFLINSAVAAIVSTLIVLVLSTMAAYSLAIRRIERWSDVLFFLLSTKMLPMVAGLLPVYLVAKSFGILDTWLLLIIIYSAMNMPIAVWMMRSFLAEVPVEVLEAAELDGARLPRVFMQILLPLTAPGLAATALICFIFSWNELLFATVLTSTAASTAPVFLTSFVTSQGLFLSQVCAASLIISVPVLVAGIAAQDKLVQGLSMGAVK; encoded by the coding sequence ATGAGCACCCCCGATCTCACCGTGGACTCCCACCCCGCATCCGGGGTGACCCCCACCCCGACCGAACCGGGCGGACCCGGATCCGCAGAGCCGCCTCGGCGGAAGGCGAACGCACCGAGGCGGCCCGGCCAGGGTCGGGCGGGCAAGATCCTGCTCGGCCTGTTGGCCTGGTTCGTCGGACTCCTGTTCGTCTCACCCCTGCTGTGGATGCTGCTGACCAGCCTGCACGCGGAGACCGATGCCTCGACGAACCCGCCGAGCTACTTCGCCCCGCTGACCTTGGAGTCCTATGCGAACTTCTTCGGCGGCGGCAACGGCGCGAACCCGTGGCCGTTCCTCATCAACTCCGCCGTCGCCGCGATCGTGTCGACCCTCATCGTCCTCGTCCTGTCCACGATGGCCGCGTATTCGCTGGCGATCCGCCGCATCGAACGCTGGTCTGACGTGCTGTTCTTCCTGCTGTCGACGAAGATGCTGCCGATGGTGGCGGGCCTCCTGCCCGTCTACCTCGTCGCGAAGTCCTTCGGCATCCTCGACACCTGGCTGCTGCTCATCATCATCTACTCGGCGATGAACATGCCGATCGCGGTGTGGATGATGCGCTCCTTCCTCGCCGAGGTGCCCGTCGAAGTCCTCGAAGCCGCCGAACTCGACGGTGCCCGACTGCCGCGTGTATTCATGCAGATCCTGCTGCCGCTGACGGCCCCCGGACTGGCCGCGACCGCCCTGATCTGCTTCATCTTCTCGTGGAACGAACTCCTCTTCGCCACGGTGCTCACCTCCACGGCGGCGTCGACGGCACCCGTGTTCCTCACCAGCTTCGTCACCTCCCAGGGTCTGTTCCTGTCGCAGGTGTGCGCGGCCTCGCTCATCATCTCCGTGCCCGTGCTCGTGGCCGGAATCGCCGCCCAGGACAAACTCGTCCAGGGCCTGTCCATGGGAGCCGTCAAATGA
- a CDS encoding carbohydrate ABC transporter permease produces the protein MLPALIFVILVTQIPFAITIIISFMNWNAAYPDDISFGTLQNYVTVFTDANLLKAVFVTVGLTVGVVLASALLGLGIALLLDRKFIGRGFVRTLMITPFLVVPVAAALLFKHAIFNPSYGLINGLLTTVFGENAPQPDLMTSNPLLGIGIVLVWQWTPFMMLIMLAGLQSRPMDVYEAALVDGAGPWQTFRFITLPHLRRYIELAALLGTIYIVQNFDMVFTMTSGGLGTATLPYVIYQEFFVAQDNGVASAVGVIVVIASLITATFALRTASTLLKEENS, from the coding sequence ATGCTGCCGGCGCTGATCTTCGTCATCCTCGTCACCCAGATTCCGTTCGCGATCACGATCATCATCTCGTTCATGAACTGGAATGCCGCCTACCCCGATGACATCAGCTTCGGAACGCTGCAGAACTATGTCACCGTCTTCACCGATGCGAACCTGCTCAAGGCCGTGTTCGTCACCGTCGGGCTCACCGTCGGCGTCGTGTTGGCTTCCGCTCTGCTGGGACTGGGCATCGCCCTGCTGCTCGATCGGAAGTTCATCGGCCGGGGGTTCGTCCGCACCTTGATGATCACCCCGTTCCTCGTCGTTCCCGTCGCCGCCGCGCTGCTGTTCAAGCACGCGATCTTCAACCCCTCCTACGGTCTGATCAACGGGCTGCTGACCACAGTGTTCGGTGAGAACGCTCCGCAGCCGGACCTCATGACCTCCAATCCGCTGCTGGGCATCGGGATCGTCCTCGTCTGGCAGTGGACGCCGTTCATGATGCTCATCATGCTCGCCGGACTGCAGTCGCGACCCATGGACGTCTACGAGGCGGCGCTGGTCGACGGGGCCGGACCGTGGCAGACCTTCCGCTTCATCACCCTGCCCCACCTGCGTCGATACATCGAGCTCGCCGCGCTGCTGGGCACGATCTACATCGTCCAGAACTTCGACATGGTCTTCACCATGACCTCCGGAGGACTCGGCACGGCCACCCTGCCGTATGTCATCTACCAGGAGTTCTTCGTCGCCCAGGACAACGGAGTCGCGTCCGCCGTCGGCGTCATCGTCGTCATCGCCTCGCTCATCACCGCGACCTTCGCCCTGCGCACCGCATCGACCCTGCTCAAGGAGGAGAACTCATGA